In Myripristis murdjan chromosome 5, fMyrMur1.1, whole genome shotgun sequence, the genomic stretch CAACCATTTTGATTTTCTGGGAGTAGGCCTTTAGGACTTTAAACAGAAGTGCAGATAGCACTGGTTAGTGCTCACACTGACGATGTGGCCCAGGTGTGGAGAGCCCGGTGCCCGGCGCAGGCGGAGCATCATTTCCAGTGAGAAGCTCCAGGCTTTCCTCCAGACGGAGCGCCATGtcctcagcacacacagacaaagtgtAAGGACACAAACACTTGTAAACATTTAAAAGgtgatatttttatgtttacacTACATTCTTGCATATATTTCCATAATAATTTAACTTagttcacttatttatttttatattgaacatattttcatattttcagttcaacatattttcaagtttcaattcattttctctATGTCAGTATGTTTATGACATCTTGTACACTGTATTTTCagtcaattcatttttttccccctaactGTTTTACTGTTGAAATCCTAGTTTTCCTTGCCCTATCCTGTTATTCTGCTCCAATAACACAGTTTCCTCAGGCAGATCATTACAGGTTCATCTTATCTACTGTGTTGGTGGTTTTATGGATGCTGAACTCAAATTCTGTCTCCTCGTCATCTCAGGATTCCCGTTTCGAAACCGGATAGCGATAGTTCAGAATATGAGGTCAGTTTtcctgaaaatataaaaaatacgaATCTAGAGAAGCAGCatcttgtgtgttgtgttgtcttgcAGCTTGTGAGTGgatgtggtgatgatgtggtgTCACCCCCTCCAGGACGAACCGGAGCTGTACTTCTCGGACCCCCAGCAGCTGCTGGACCTGCTGAcggagctggaggagcagaaCCTGACGCTGATCCTGAACTCCAcggagacggaggaggagctggaggagctccGGCAGGCCATGGAGACCAACAAGAAGAAGATGTAAGGGGCCGACGGTCTGTGGGCGACGGGTTTAAGTGTAAGGTGGGATGTCTTCCAGGGAGCAAAGGGTCACACTGGAAAGAAGGACTGAACAATGAAGACTCCTACtgctttttttaattactcacaaaataatatataaagatAATGAGACTTCTTATGTAAAATACCCCATAAAGTAGAAATGGTTAAAGATATGATTATTAGCCATTTTGTAAAACAGTATTTCAAACCTGATTGTCATATCTACTTCTGGTATTTGACTGATTATGAAATGTGGCATTTTTGTAACCTTTTTTCTTGGAGCGTGTCATTAATACAAATGCGCAATTAgtaacagaataaaacaaacatggcCTTTTGCTTGCAAAACAGTTATCTTCAGCCAGGCCTGTCAGAAAAGCTGAATCTGCTTTGCGCCTGCATCTGCTTTCCGATTGTTTCAGAAATTGAAAATGCTATCAGGATCGGTTTTGGTTGTAGGATGGTGAAGCTGCTGCGCTCACTTGATGTCACAGGCTACAATTTTAGCTAATAGCTTTTcctaaaacatgtaaaatgtaaCAGTCACCTCCGTTCTTCCCTCTTTTACTACCTTCATCTATGACACTAATATTAGAAGACCTGTCAAATCCATTCTCACTTCTTGCTGGAACCTTCATTGCTTGTAATTTTAATCGAGTAAAACTTGAGGCACTTCTTACAGTCTGTTAGTTATCATATACGCTGTTCACTCTCTGCACCCGTtgctctctcctgtctgtctcaagGGAAGAGGATGCAGAGCAGCTGACATCACAAATTAACGTCATAACTGAGAACATCtccagagagaaggagagggctGCCAGGCTCCAGCTGAAGGCCCGTCTCTTCAACTATGGAAAATTCAAGACAGGAGAACAAGTAAGAGAGCAAGCTATATTTAATTACAGCATTTTCCTACACCACTTCTTTCCACATCTAAATTTAAAACTGCACTTGGCAACTTCACACATGGGTACTTGAACATGAAGAAGTCCTACAGTCACACAGAACATGTCGTCAGGAAATCGCAAACAGCTCCCTCACATTTACCTTCCTGCTTGGTCTGTTTCTTCATAGCAACGGGTTTTTGTTTAGATTCATCTCTTGGTGTGAATGGAGAAGTAGCCACACTGACAGAACAATTCAGATTGCTGTATTCTTTAGAATTAAATCTTGTCTACTGCAGTTTTAAACGATTTCTTACCATCTATCGCTCTCACCTTCTTTCTATCTTGcttgtttcctcctccttttcccttcCTCATCTTTCCATCCCactccttcttctttttaacAGGACAATATGTTGGATGCTCTGAGTAGGAAGGTGGAGGAAGTGTACCGCTGCTGCGTGGACGACAAGAAGACCAGCCTCGACACCCTGCAGATGCTGACCAGCATTGAGGACCACCTGTCCATGTTGCTGGACCGCATAGAGATCATCCCTGCTGAAACTCTGGAGAAGGTGAAGAAGATcaaagacaaggagaggaggatcaGGTGTGGAACACTGACCATCTGGCACTTTGGACCAGTTTAAGTGGCTCAGCTGTGGAACAAAGAAGCATGCTTTCATCTCCAGGGCAGCTTGGTCAAATTAGTTGTGTGGTTGGTTAAGGAATGGCTTTGCCTGTCTTCAAGGCAGTGCAGCTGCAagatgttgctttttaaataaaggCTGCGACTCTCACTTTGTCCTCACTGGAGAAATTGCTTTCTCCATCTACATGTAAAGGCCACAGTTGAAAGCAACAAGGTCACACCCATTCTGGGGTTGTTGAAAGCCCTCCTGGGAAATGTAGATAATCACTAGGTTGACGGAAAGTGGGTACaccaaaaaaactaaattacagctcttcattacaaaataaatcctGGAGTGCACTCAGGATTCAAGAGTGGATTTTTCTTCAAAGGTTCAACTCCCACAGGGACAACCCTTGATAGAAAACTCCTAATATTGGAAATAACTCTGGATAGAAGTGTTTCCAAATCATCAAATGGTGCAGTGCACTGTCTGAATTTTCCCTGCTTCCCTGCATACCGTGTCATGTTGTAGGCAGCGGGAAgagaagcagaggcagcagaaacAGCATCAGGAGGAAAGGCTGAAGAAGTCTTTGGAGAGATCTCAGGCTGACATCAAGAAAACAGTTAAGTCTTTCCTTAAAGGTGCTTCAGCTCTGCTGGTCCTATCAATGGATTTGAACTTGACacagaatttgattttaaattctttccaaaaataccaaatatatcctgctgaaATACAGGGATTTTTTATGAAGTGATGCACAAGGCATGTAGatatgttttgtttgatgtgatggtgcagaaataaaacaatggcatcttagtttgaatatttccctcaataGCAGAGCTTTAATGAAGTGTTCACACTGTGTATGAACAGTAGTTTTCAAAGGCAAGACGttgcatcatcatcagtgtcacGTCTGCTTTAAGATGCAGCCAAGGCATGCTTATTCTGTAACCATTAGGAACAAGCTCTGCGACAAGACTAAAACTGCAGCCGTTTTCCATTTCAGACGGGAAGAAAGCTCATGTTCAGATCCAAACCTGCTGCACGAAAGATCAAGCTTGACAACTTGACTACAACCTCTGACCAGGACAGAATCGATGCCTACCTCTTCACCTGAAGGCCCTGACCGGACATCAGCTTCAGGTCCAGACCGTCTGCTTTCGTGACACGGTATTTTCAGCCGTTAGATCAAAAATTAAGGACCTCTGGTattcaattcaaattttcaACCAAACACTCATTATACGTTTAAATAATAAGCTCTTCTGATGCAGTTACACCAGCAGACCCTTAGTGCTAGATTTCAGTATGTTCTTCCCTCAGTTCAAATATATATTCATTCTTGGTGGTAACCCTGGGATCAGCTGTACAGATTGAGTTAAGTTTAAATATCAGATGCTTcacacatttcatgtttttagaTCTCCtgtcaggacaaaaacaaaaacaaaaaaaacaaaggttgTTAAGCTTTATGAAAATGGTCCTATGATAAAATCTACATGTAATCAAAACATTGCCTTCCtcgttttattttacatattgcAACTGCATGCTGttacaaagaaaaaactgaaatgaagacTTCCACACACAACAGTCTTGATTGTGCTTTGATTCTTTATTTCATCTCTTTGCGTTTGGCTCCGCCATTCTGTAAACCCAAgctaataaataacaaatagaTGAAATTATTACACAAAAGGTAACACATTACATATATAAACAAGTGGACCGGCATGTTTTTAACATGGATTGCTACAgccatataaaaataaatctaacaaagaggttttttttttttaaaaaatggaacaaataaagcaaataacCCAAATGGTATTTGTGTGCACAGCATGTGGCATCTGTAAGGCAACTGGAGCATAAACAGCACACTGTGGGTATGAGCGGCAATGTGGCACCAGAGAATAGACACCAATAAACACCCGTTGGACATAAGCGCCTCTTGCATGTGCACAAGGCTCAAGTCTCTCTAAAAGAGTGCTATCAGTTTTGATTGTGGTACAAACAAGATTTCAGGAGTAAAGACAGACAGTAATATTCCTCAGAATGAAGAATCCCCCTACATTTATCATTCTACTTATCTCAAAAAGGTGCTTAACTGTGGGATCAAATTCATTCTCGCCACCAGACTAAGTTCATGACATTATATCCAAAAAGGCTTTGAAAATCTtggaaaaaagatgaagaaactATTTCATGTGACAGAAGACCTCACGTTGTTGTCGGTGTGTGAATTGTATCAGTGGACAGCAGAGGCCACTGATCACAACAGTTCATTTCACCCTGCAGCGactgctgacctttgacccctgagGTCTGCTGGGTCACTCCAGGTCCTGCAGATTGATGGTGCTTCCTGTGAACTGGGAGTTATCGGAGCCGTTGTCATCCTCGGTCATCACTGACGGTTCCTGTGATAAGATGACATGATGAGGTCTGTTATCTCAAACTTTACCCAATTAACTGAAATCTGACTTCGCCAACAGGGAAATACTTGCAGTTcagtgaataaaacagaaaaacaaaattattaacatttacTTGCTggatttttcatttctgcttgaCGAcgcaatgtttgttttgttgtaaatgGAGTAAAATGCAGCATCACTGTATTAATGttagctgttttgttttgttttttttacattttttctgcaTTATTCAGTAGtgatagagagacaggaaaggcaggagagagagggaagggatgACACGCAGCAAAGGGCTAATTCAGAGTCAAaccagagctgctgcagtgagGACTTCACCTTGGTATGTGGTAttcgctctaccaggtgagccaccagggcacgCCATAggtttaagtgttaaaaaaaacttaTCAGAGGCAACCAGAAACTACTAATGTGTTGATTTGATGCTTTAAATATGATTTAAGTGTGAGTTGAATGGGTTTGAATTTGTTTGAAACCATCAAGACATCTAGACAGTCATTCCCATTATGTGAACAGAGCATCCAACACTCAAATCCACATAAGCTTCATCCGGTCTATCTGTGATCTCCAGCTGCAGCACTTTCCTTTCTGTGACAGCCACTGAGACTCTGCTGCAGTGCCGACGTGACTAAAAAGCATCTAAAATGGGAAATGAGAGATGATCACACCTGTAAGATGTTGACGGGTAGATCAACGGTGAGCTGAGAGTGCGAGCTGGAGGGCTGAGAGCTCAGCTGGAAAGCCAGGTCGCCATCGCTGGCTGGGTCATCCTGCAGGCACACACTTAgatcagcattttttaaaagtggTACAGCCTTAATTCTCTGCTGTGAGCACCGCCCCATTTAGAAAAGTTATTCTTAACAGTCCGAGTCAGCCTTTCCACCTGCAATAACCTGATGCTCTCTGTGACTGGACTGGAAATGGATagagaaaataacagaaaatccaGGAATAAGTGAACTCAAAATGCACGGAAGACTCAACCATTCAAACTACCTCTAAAGGTTTTCAGTCTTCTAGTGAGTTTCTTGGTAGTGAGAACGGTATTTTTGGCATCAAAACTTTCTTTCAGTCTGTACCAAACTGCCATGTTGTCTGGAGAAGAGGATTTGCAAGTCAGTGCTTCTCTGTAACTCCATAATTCTTCATTTAGTATATTTTGTGAAACATTAATGCCAGAAAAATTGCGGCTCCTTTCATTTAG encodes the following:
- the cfap100 gene encoding cilia- and flagella-associated protein 100; the protein is MKKTWLSPFKVPDDSDFFLQRITEKEKQKEERHKHLALSVQEKMNHAGQRELRREEEEEEEKKKKGVLQRKEQRVQPKSVQSRSNLKLAMMTRENIKKESMQEFTNQRRHMLRMDFALMVTRSEIKKLQEAVVKEERRLKRAEQMLEDDTLLFEEFLKENDRNSTEAVKTAEQETKSKLEKMAEIKRLTTEMMSIQSEISKNEEILKDYKRYKEFLFNLSPPEWQEAQRAKTQTAKALRDRNAQDRRKDMEAEKKSRVQQGVESPVPGAGGASFPVRSSRLSSRRSAMSSAHTDKVIPVSKPDSDSSEYEDEPELYFSDPQQLLDLLTELEEQNLTLILNSTETEEELEELRQAMETNKKKMEEDAEQLTSQINVITENISREKERAARLQLKARLFNYGKFKTGEQDNMLDALSRKVEEVYRCCVDDKKTSLDTLQMLTSIEDHLSMLLDRIEIIPAETLEKVKKIKDKERRIRQREEKQRQQKQHQEERLKKSLERSQADIKKTTGRKLMFRSKPAARKIKLDNLTTTSDQDRIDAYLFT